From Cotesia glomerata isolate CgM1 linkage group LG2, MPM_Cglom_v2.3, whole genome shotgun sequence, a single genomic window includes:
- the LOC123258922 gene encoding uncharacterized protein LOC123258922, with amino-acid sequence MVLATNQSISFNDALAFVPRFEGASEELIDFCKCCKEAKDILPNKAEPNLVKLIYGVKLHDKVKASLNYTLPATIADLTNSLKKTYVASKSLIQLQGELSQIYQEKGESVVDFANRLRKKTREIVECYQVDNPGMALVEIQEFKDKMNEFLRVVFTQNLTTEIDRRMPTCANVDEALAAAIKIEKKLKAREQLMYKSKDTELKKKKNPANFAAAADSVGQVNNNQNPSKCVCRRCKKLGHYAKDCPDRKCQICYEKGHDAKSCPQLIQGGDQNQYFNIRCQLRGEKGHSARYYGLNPNRMNLNSNPSQGQKNSNNQRGFNNRNNNSNNENSGGGCEVCGMNNHSSENCRLLRTINFIQGNASQSSSEGAGEDTRNTHPVHTIRSLRVEEDSE; translated from the exons ATGGTTTTAGCCACGAATCAGAGCATATCGTTTAACGACGCCTTGGCGTTCGTTCCCCGATTCGAGGGAGCTTCAGAAGAATTAatcgatttttgtaaatgtTGTAAAGAAGCAAAGGATATATTGCCAAATAAAGCGGAACCAAATcttgtcaaattaatttacgGGGTAAAATTGCACGATAAAGTAAAGGCTTCACTAAATTATACTCTGCCAGCAACGATTGCCGACTTAACGAACTCATTAAAGAAAACCTATGTCGCGTCAAAATCATTAATCCAATTACAGGGTGAATTAAGCCAGATATATCAAGAAAAGGGCGAATCAGTCGTAGACTTCGCGAATAGATTAAGGAAGAAAACACGCGAAATAGTCGAATGTTATCAAGTTGATAACCCTGGAATGGCGCTGGTCGAAATTCAAGagtttaaagataaaatgaaCGAATTTCTCCGGGTCgtatttactcaaaatttaacTACAGAAATCGATAGACGTATGCCGACTTGCGCTAATGTTGACGAAGCTTTAGCAGCAGCTATTAAAATagagaagaaattaaaagcgCGGGAACAATTAATGTATAAATCAAAGGATACAGAactgaagaaaaagaagaatcCCGCTAATTTCGCCGCTGCAGCCGATTCCGTAGGCCAGGTTAATAACAAccaga acccTTCCAAATGTGTTTGCCGGCGCTGTAAAAAATTGGGTCATTACGCGAAGGATTGTCCGGATcgaaaatgccaaatttgctACGAAAAAGGGCACGATGCTAAATCATGCCCCCAATTAATTCAGGGAGGGGATCAAAACCAATACTTCAATATACGATGCCAGTTGCGTGGTGAGAAGGGACATTCTGCAAGATACTATGGGTTAAATCCAAATAGGATGAATTTAAATTCGAACCCCAGTCaaggtcaaaaaaattctaataaccAAAGGGGGTTTAACAACAGGAATAATAATAGCAACAACGAAAATTCAGGAGGTGGCTGTGAAGTGTGTGGGATGAACAATCATTCATCAGAAAATTGTAGATTGCTAAGaacgataaattttattcaaggaAACGCGAGTCAGTCTTCTTCGGAGGGCGCAGGGGAAGACACGAGAAACACACATCCTGTACACACAATACGGAGTTTAAGGGTGGAAGAGGATTCCGAGTAA